In Terriglobales bacterium, one DNA window encodes the following:
- a CDS encoding ribonuclease HI family protein, with protein sequence MSSKPLPHSGSGSLFPEDSSRESRQTQPVSWITANVDGGARGNPGPAGYGVYIRDASGAPLKQISEYIGHKTNNFAEYSALLAALQFAVDNGHKGLKVISDSELMVRQMTGRYRVSSPDLKPLYEKARSLVRQLDKFSIEHVLRAQNKHADRLANEAMDRGMGKK encoded by the coding sequence ATGTCGTCCAAACCTCTGCCCCACTCCGGAAGCGGTTCGCTCTTTCCTGAAGATAGTTCGCGGGAGTCCCGACAGACTCAGCCGGTCTCGTGGATTACCGCAAATGTCGATGGAGGCGCGCGCGGCAATCCAGGCCCCGCCGGCTACGGCGTGTACATTCGCGACGCGTCGGGAGCACCGCTTAAGCAGATCAGCGAATATATCGGACACAAGACCAACAACTTCGCCGAATATTCCGCCCTGCTAGCTGCTCTGCAGTTTGCAGTGGATAACGGACACAAAGGGTTGAAGGTGATCAGCGATTCGGAGTTGATGGTTCGGCAAATGACGGGACGCTATCGCGTGAGCAGTCCGGACCTGAAGCCGTTGTACGAGAAAGCCCGGTCGCTGGTTCGGCAGCTGGATAAGTTCAGCATCGAGCATGTGCTGCGTGCGCAAAACAAGCACGCTGACCGGCTGGCGAATGAGGCCATGGATCGCGGAATGGGGAAGAAGTGA
- a CDS encoding type II toxin-antitoxin system prevent-host-death family antitoxin — MEKSVSAADANRRFSELLRMVREGHSYIVTAHGKPIARLGPIDSGEDVSRQALSALIKRLRSERPTTIGHWKRDELYEDGK; from the coding sequence ATGGAAAAGTCAGTCTCGGCAGCTGATGCGAATCGAAGATTTTCGGAGCTTCTCCGCATGGTCCGCGAAGGTCACAGCTACATTGTGACTGCGCACGGCAAGCCCATCGCCAGGCTAGGACCCATCGATAGCGGAGAGGACGTGTCCCGACAAGCACTCTCTGCTCTGATCAAAAGATTGCGATCGGAGCGGCCAACTACGATCGGACATTGGAAAAGAGATGAATTGTATGAGGACGGGAAGTGA
- a CDS encoding PIN domain-containing protein yields the protein MRVALDTSVLAYAEGVNGVPMQNVAVELLTKLPRGSTLVPVQALGELFNLLVGKVGRSTARAHASVVSWRDTFPLIETSAAVMLAAVDLAKDHRIGIWDAVMLSAAAEAGCRLVLTEDLQDGFTWRGVTVTNPFATSPHELLRAVLEQSRTS from the coding sequence GTGAGAGTTGCCTTAGATACGAGCGTGTTAGCGTACGCCGAAGGGGTAAACGGCGTACCTATGCAAAATGTAGCCGTTGAGTTGCTCACGAAACTTCCTCGTGGATCGACTTTGGTACCGGTACAAGCGTTAGGAGAATTGTTCAATCTGCTGGTGGGAAAAGTGGGACGCTCCACAGCAAGAGCTCATGCCTCAGTTGTAAGCTGGCGAGATACCTTCCCTCTGATTGAAACCTCGGCCGCCGTAATGCTCGCAGCAGTTGACCTTGCGAAGGATCACCGAATCGGGATTTGGGATGCAGTCATGCTCTCTGCTGCGGCTGAAGCCGGGTGTCGGCTGGTATTAACCGAGGACCTCCAGGACGGATTTACGTGGCGGGGTGTTACGGTGACGAACCCTTTCGCGACGTCACCGCATGAATTGTTGAGGGCTGTCTTGGAACAAAGCAGAACGAGTTAA
- a CDS encoding PadR family transcriptional regulator, with amino-acid sequence MGDQPGDVVQGTLDMLILKTLDLQPMHGYGISVRIEQMSKGVFRVNAGSLFVALQRLQRSGQIKSEWKATENSRRAKYYLLTESGRKRLAAERREWGRQVAAIARILEA; translated from the coding sequence ATGGGCGATCAGCCGGGTGATGTGGTCCAGGGCACTCTGGACATGCTCATTCTCAAAACTCTCGACCTGCAGCCGATGCACGGGTACGGAATCTCCGTGCGCATCGAGCAGATGAGCAAAGGCGTTTTCCGCGTCAATGCCGGCTCGCTCTTCGTTGCCCTTCAACGGTTGCAGCGATCCGGACAGATCAAAAGCGAGTGGAAGGCCACCGAGAATAGCAGACGAGCAAAGTACTACCTTCTGACCGAATCGGGAAGAAAACGTCTCGCCGCTGAGAGGCGCGAATGGGGACGTCAAGTGGCGGCGATTGCCAGAATTCTGGAAGCGTGA
- a CDS encoding ABC transporter permease has translation MKALRALLSRIAGLFDREHRDAELEDELQSVLQMHIEDNLRAGLTPEEARRRALIKLGGMDQVSEAYREQRGIPILETMAQDIRFAIRGMRKNPGFTAVALLTLALGIGANTALFSVVNGVLLNPLPYPNPEQLVILFGQTKQFEHASVSYPNYLDWEKQSHSFSSMAAFRGESFNVTGQDEPERLPGYMISSTFFSTLGVSPILGRTISAQEDIAGGSPVALIGEGLWKRKFGASSSVLGRTMVLNGTGYAIVGVVPASFRLYSGGHPEVYVPIGQWTDPTFRDRTIGMGMGVVARLKPNATLAQARADVENVARNLAVAYPQADTGLSIGVLRLKDDMVEDIRGTLLVLLAAVGFVLLIACTNVANLLLARSNGRAREFAVRSALGASHLRLIRQLLTESALLGIIGGALGLVLAAQGTKFVLAAVPQALPRAQEIGIDTHVLVFTLVASLLAGVLFGLVPALRLWHTNLQQTLREGGRGTSGTRQRTQNAFVIAEMAIALVLLVGAGLMIRSLAVLWGVNPGFDPHNVLTFSVTTPPSVIRSPAQTRVAMRQLHDAVRNTPGIQAASLTDGALPMDGDSEVPFWLEGQPKPANTSDMNWALFYIAEPDYQKAMGFPLLSGRFISENDTQTSPPVIVIDEYLAHKYFPNENPIGKHLNIGLLDLQPEIVGVVGHVKHWGLDKDSQQKVQAQVYVPLNQIPDRFWPLLNRGAYLMLRSSVDPLTLLPALRASISKVNHEHVIYNVRTFDQIISDSLAERRFSMILLGLFAALALVLSSIGIYGVISHLVGQRVPEIGTRMALGAQRKDVLRLILGRGIALSAAGVILGSLLALILTRQMRSMIYGVTATDPLTFAGVALLLMLVATGACYMPARRAMRVDPMSALRHE, from the coding sequence ATGAAGGCCCTCCGCGCGCTCCTATCCCGCATCGCCGGCCTCTTTGATCGCGAGCACCGTGACGCCGAACTTGAAGACGAGCTGCAAAGTGTCCTTCAGATGCATATCGAAGACAACCTGCGCGCCGGCCTCACGCCCGAGGAAGCTCGCCGACGGGCGCTGATCAAGCTTGGAGGCATGGATCAGGTCAGTGAAGCGTATCGCGAACAGCGCGGGATTCCTATTTTGGAAACCATGGCACAGGACATCCGATTTGCTATCCGCGGCATGCGCAAAAACCCGGGATTCACGGCCGTTGCGCTCCTCACGCTGGCCCTGGGCATCGGCGCCAACACCGCTCTTTTTTCCGTTGTGAATGGAGTTCTGCTGAATCCGCTGCCATATCCGAATCCGGAACAGCTCGTTATTCTGTTCGGTCAGACAAAGCAATTCGAGCACGCGTCAGTTTCGTATCCGAACTATCTGGATTGGGAAAAGCAGAGCCACAGCTTCTCTTCGATGGCAGCATTTCGCGGAGAAAGCTTCAATGTTACCGGTCAGGACGAGCCTGAGCGCCTGCCGGGGTACATGATTTCGTCAACGTTCTTTTCGACCCTGGGAGTCTCTCCCATTTTGGGCCGCACGATTTCCGCTCAGGAGGACATCGCGGGCGGGTCCCCGGTTGCCTTGATAGGCGAGGGTCTGTGGAAGCGGAAGTTTGGAGCTTCGTCGAGCGTGCTCGGACGGACCATGGTTCTGAACGGCACCGGATATGCGATCGTCGGCGTGGTTCCAGCGAGTTTTCGTCTGTACAGCGGAGGCCACCCTGAAGTTTACGTTCCTATTGGACAGTGGACGGATCCCACGTTTCGCGATCGGACGATAGGAATGGGCATGGGCGTGGTCGCGCGTCTAAAGCCGAATGCCACTCTCGCGCAGGCCCGCGCGGACGTGGAGAACGTCGCTCGCAATCTCGCCGTTGCATATCCGCAGGCCGACACTGGGCTAAGCATCGGCGTGCTCAGGCTGAAAGACGATATGGTCGAGGACATTAGAGGAACACTCCTCGTTCTGCTCGCCGCCGTCGGTTTCGTGTTGCTCATCGCGTGCACGAACGTAGCGAACCTTCTGCTCGCGCGTTCGAACGGCCGCGCGCGGGAGTTCGCTGTGCGAAGCGCACTGGGAGCAAGTCATTTGCGACTCATCCGACAGCTGCTTACGGAGAGTGCGTTGCTAGGAATAATCGGAGGAGCGCTCGGTCTCGTACTCGCGGCTCAGGGTACCAAGTTCGTGCTCGCCGCCGTACCGCAAGCGCTGCCTCGAGCACAAGAAATCGGTATTGATACTCACGTGCTCGTCTTTACTCTTGTCGCTTCTCTTTTGGCTGGAGTTCTGTTCGGCCTTGTTCCTGCTCTCAGGCTGTGGCACACGAACCTGCAGCAGACGTTGAGGGAAGGCGGAAGGGGAACATCCGGAACGCGACAGCGCACACAGAATGCATTCGTAATCGCCGAGATGGCGATTGCCCTGGTGCTGCTCGTAGGCGCGGGCCTGATGATCAGGAGCCTGGCCGTGCTCTGGGGAGTGAATCCCGGCTTCGATCCGCATAACGTACTTACATTCAGCGTGACGACCCCGCCATCAGTGATCAGGAGCCCTGCACAGACCCGAGTTGCAATGCGCCAGCTTCACGATGCGGTTCGCAACACGCCGGGCATACAGGCGGCATCGCTGACCGACGGTGCGCTTCCAATGGATGGAGACTCCGAGGTCCCCTTCTGGCTCGAGGGTCAGCCAAAACCGGCCAACACCTCCGACATGAACTGGGCGCTGTTCTACATCGCGGAACCCGACTACCAGAAAGCAATGGGATTTCCGCTCCTGAGTGGACGATTCATCTCTGAGAACGACACGCAGACGTCTCCGCCGGTGATCGTCATCGACGAATATCTCGCGCACAAGTATTTCCCAAATGAGAACCCGATCGGCAAGCATCTGAACATTGGACTTCTGGATTTGCAACCGGAGATCGTCGGCGTAGTAGGCCACGTAAAGCATTGGGGCCTGGACAAGGATTCGCAGCAAAAGGTTCAGGCACAGGTGTACGTGCCCTTGAACCAGATACCCGACAGGTTCTGGCCGTTGCTGAATCGCGGAGCCTATTTGATGCTCCGCTCCAGCGTCGATCCGCTAACGCTGCTTCCAGCGCTGCGCGCATCGATTTCAAAAGTGAATCATGAGCACGTGATCTACAACGTCAGGACTTTCGACCAGATCATCTCCGATTCGTTGGCGGAGCGGCGCTTCTCGATGATCCTGCTCGGACTGTTCGCCGCACTGGCGCTCGTGCTTTCCAGCATCGGAATCTATGGCGTGATCTCTCATCTGGTCGGACAACGCGTTCCCGAAATAGGAACTCGCATGGCGCTCGGAGCGCAGCGCAAAGATGTTCTGCGACTGATTCTCGGACGCGGCATCGCGCTGTCCGCCGCCGGTGTGATACTCGGTTCATTGCTGGCGCTGATACTCACGCGCCAGATGCGAAGCATGATCTACGGTGTAACCGCCACCGATCCTCTGACCTTCGCGGGAGTGGCTCTGCTGCTGATGCTCGTAGCGACTGGGGCATGCTACATGCCCGCCCGCCGTGCGATGCGAGTTGATCCCATGAGCGCTTTGCGGCACGAATGA
- a CDS encoding metallophosphoesterase family protein, which translates to MRVLIISDIHANIYAFNACRAAFPARDVVWNLGDVVGYGANPNEVIAGSREMGRLFVRGNHDKACSGVSDLEGFNPIAALAAVWTQKNLTGANLDWLKALPKGPIKPATGLEVSCVHGSPVDEDEYVLNVQDAAEPLMHPVAPLTFFGHTHIQGGFFAQNGKMHAIRPAFADRAKQQKIEFRLEPGAAYMINPGSIGQPRDGDPRAGFAMYDSDASLVTFYRIPYDIAAAQKDIRDAGLPTRLADRLSEGR; encoded by the coding sequence ATGCGCGTCCTCATCATTAGCGATATTCACGCGAATATCTATGCCTTTAATGCCTGCAGGGCGGCTTTTCCAGCACGCGACGTGGTCTGGAACCTCGGCGACGTGGTTGGCTATGGCGCCAATCCCAATGAGGTGATCGCCGGCTCGCGTGAAATGGGAAGGCTCTTCGTTCGCGGCAATCATGACAAAGCTTGCTCAGGCGTGAGTGACTTGGAAGGATTCAATCCCATCGCCGCGCTCGCGGCTGTGTGGACGCAGAAAAATCTTACGGGAGCGAATCTCGACTGGCTGAAAGCTTTGCCAAAAGGACCGATTAAGCCGGCGACAGGGTTGGAAGTGAGCTGCGTACACGGTTCGCCGGTCGATGAGGACGAATACGTGCTCAACGTCCAGGATGCCGCCGAGCCGCTGATGCATCCTGTGGCGCCATTGACTTTCTTTGGGCACACTCACATCCAGGGTGGATTCTTCGCCCAAAACGGGAAGATGCACGCCATACGTCCGGCATTTGCAGATCGTGCGAAGCAGCAGAAAATCGAATTTCGCCTCGAGCCGGGCGCGGCGTACATGATCAACCCCGGATCGATTGGACAGCCGCGCGACGGCGACCCTCGCGCTGGTTTCGCCATGTACGATTCCGATGCGTCGCTTGTGACCTTTTATCGCATTCCCTATGACATTGCTGCGGCCCAGAAGGACATTCGTGATGCCGGTCTGCCGACACGCCTGGCGGACCGTCTCTCCGAAGGACGATGA
- a CDS encoding ABC transporter permease encodes MLRNLASGFRVLLGKKQLDRELEEELRGYMAMAVEEKIQLGMTRSDAVRAVRWEQGNLEGAKEAVRDAGWESILETFWQDVRFALRMLRKNPGFTAVATLTLALGIGANTAIFSVVNAVLLRPLPYANPGQLVLVREAKQESAISGQGMSYPTFTELRDHNRSFTAIAGLGVHSLVLTGSGEPSEVSTVVVTPDFFAVFAAEPMLGRVFVSQDGERGAAPVVVLSENLWRSRFGADPQIVGRSIDLDMRPYTVIGVMPASFRTPFGNQVNQVWIPLAQDPLFSAWMTRPLREHWMAVIGRVRPGISSAQVQAELDTVSARFAKEFPAEKGWTVGTEPLRQTITGDVKLPLLLLLGSVALVLLITCANVANLLLSRATSRSKEIAIRIALGAGKSRIARQLLTECAILGLLGGLIGALVAYWGVATLAPLLPSSLPRFHPIRVDGSVLVFTLVLSFGASLIFGLAPVLSAAGSDPQTELGEGARAGESAGPRRARAFLAAGEIALALVLLTGAGLLTRSFAQLTAVDPGFEPNHIVKGMVSLPQFQYSTPKQWEHFSEELLTRLQAEPGMKDSAVAGPLPIMDCCITLAFQIVGNASLPPGSAENANYVPVSPGYFSVMGIPLLRGRLFDDSDSSSSPAVTVISEALAKRYFPHENPLGRHLTFGFPANGVSSRDIVGIVGDIHDVSLGKEPGPMLYVPFAQAPLYGAEVVVKSTLSASAVVGAIRSATHQIDKNLPVTDVASLPDALSASVAQPRFRTLLIALFGVLALILAAIGIFGVISYSVSRRTHELGIRMALGAQPGSVLSMILRETLALTLLGIAVGIPCALAAARLITHLLFKVKSYDPLTLVLVPLALLAVAILAGYIPALRATKVDPMVALRYQ; translated from the coding sequence ATGCTGCGAAACCTGGCTAGCGGATTCCGAGTTCTTCTTGGGAAGAAGCAGCTCGATCGTGAGTTGGAGGAAGAGTTGCGCGGCTATATGGCGATGGCTGTCGAGGAAAAGATACAACTGGGTATGACTCGCAGCGATGCTGTGCGCGCGGTGCGATGGGAGCAAGGCAATCTCGAAGGCGCCAAAGAAGCCGTTCGCGACGCGGGCTGGGAATCCATTTTGGAAACGTTCTGGCAGGATGTCCGGTTTGCTCTTCGCATGCTGCGGAAAAACCCGGGCTTCACCGCAGTCGCTACCCTCACGCTCGCTCTTGGGATTGGAGCGAACACAGCCATTTTCAGCGTCGTCAATGCGGTCCTGCTTCGGCCATTGCCTTACGCGAACCCAGGCCAGTTGGTTCTCGTGCGCGAAGCTAAGCAGGAGTCGGCAATCTCCGGCCAAGGGATGTCGTATCCCACGTTTACTGAATTGCGGGATCACAACCGGTCGTTCACGGCAATCGCCGGTTTGGGCGTTCACTCTCTGGTTCTGACCGGCAGTGGAGAACCCTCAGAGGTGAGCACTGTTGTCGTCACGCCCGATTTCTTCGCGGTGTTCGCAGCGGAGCCGATGCTCGGACGCGTGTTTGTCTCTCAGGATGGCGAGCGCGGCGCAGCGCCGGTAGTGGTGCTCAGCGAAAATCTATGGCGCAGCCGGTTCGGCGCCGATCCGCAGATCGTTGGCCGCTCCATCGACCTCGACATGCGTCCGTACACCGTGATCGGCGTGATGCCTGCGAGCTTCCGCACGCCCTTTGGCAACCAGGTAAACCAGGTTTGGATCCCGCTGGCTCAAGACCCTCTGTTCAGCGCCTGGATGACTCGGCCGCTTCGCGAGCACTGGATGGCGGTGATTGGGCGCGTGCGCCCCGGAATTTCATCGGCGCAGGTGCAGGCGGAGTTGGACACCGTCAGCGCACGGTTTGCGAAAGAGTTTCCAGCAGAGAAGGGATGGACGGTCGGAACTGAACCTCTGCGGCAGACAATCACCGGAGATGTGAAGTTGCCACTGCTCCTGCTGCTTGGGTCGGTAGCCCTGGTGCTCCTGATTACATGCGCGAACGTGGCGAATCTGCTGCTGAGCCGCGCAACCTCGCGCTCGAAGGAAATCGCAATTCGAATTGCGTTGGGTGCCGGCAAGAGTCGCATCGCCCGTCAACTGCTTACGGAGTGCGCCATCCTTGGCCTGCTTGGCGGTCTGATCGGGGCACTTGTGGCTTATTGGGGCGTTGCCACTCTGGCGCCGCTGCTACCTTCCAGTCTGCCGAGATTCCACCCCATTCGCGTGGATGGTTCCGTGCTCGTGTTCACGCTGGTGCTTTCGTTTGGAGCGAGTCTCATATTTGGATTAGCCCCGGTCCTGTCCGCGGCCGGCTCCGACCCGCAAACGGAACTGGGCGAAGGCGCTCGGGCAGGAGAGTCTGCAGGACCACGTCGTGCTCGCGCCTTCCTGGCCGCTGGAGAAATTGCCCTCGCGCTGGTTCTGCTCACAGGAGCGGGTCTGTTGACACGCAGCTTCGCTCAACTCACAGCAGTCGATCCGGGTTTTGAACCGAATCACATCGTCAAGGGAATGGTTTCGCTCCCACAGTTTCAATATTCAACACCCAAACAGTGGGAACATTTTTCAGAGGAACTACTCACTCGTCTTCAGGCTGAGCCGGGAATGAAGGATTCTGCCGTGGCAGGTCCGCTGCCGATTATGGACTGCTGCATTACCCTCGCTTTTCAGATTGTCGGAAATGCTTCGCTGCCGCCCGGATCAGCCGAGAACGCGAACTACGTGCCCGTAAGTCCAGGCTACTTTTCGGTTATGGGAATCCCTCTGCTTCGTGGACGTTTGTTCGACGACTCTGACTCCTCTTCCTCGCCAGCCGTTACGGTGATCAGTGAGGCATTGGCGAAGCGCTATTTCCCGCACGAGAATCCGCTGGGCCGGCACCTCACGTTTGGCTTTCCCGCGAACGGCGTGTCGTCGCGGGACATCGTGGGCATCGTTGGCGATATACACGATGTCTCGTTAGGCAAGGAACCAGGACCTATGTTGTACGTTCCCTTCGCCCAGGCGCCTCTCTATGGCGCCGAAGTTGTAGTGAAGAGCACTCTGAGCGCTTCGGCGGTGGTTGGCGCAATTCGCAGCGCTACCCACCAGATCGATAAGAATCTGCCGGTAACGGATGTTGCGTCCTTGCCCGATGCCCTGAGCGCCTCCGTCGCGCAGCCGCGCTTCCGTACTCTGCTCATCGCGTTATTTGGCGTGCTTGCGCTGATTCTCGCAGCGATAGGCATCTTCGGGGTCATCTCGTATTCAGTTTCTCGTCGTACTCATGAATTGGGAATTCGGATGGCGCTTGGTGCGCAACCCGGCTCAGTTCTGAGCATGATTTTGCGCGAGACTCTGGCGCTCACATTGCTCGGAATCGCGGTCGGCATACCTTGCGCTCTCGCTGCTGCGCGACTCATTACCCATCTACTTTTTAAAGTGAAGTCCTACGACCCACTCACTCTGGTGCTGGTTCCGCTTGCCTTGCTTGCCGTCGCGATTCTGGCCGGTTATATCCCGGCATTACGCGCCACGAAGGTCGATCCTATGGTGGCTCTGCGTTATCAGTGA
- a CDS encoding PadR family transcriptional regulator has translation MGQKEVQQGTLALMVLKTLESMGTLHGYGIARRIEQISGDLLSVNYGTLYPALLKLEQEGYIASEWGVSENNRRAKYYRLTRAGKKQVERETREWQETTDILARFLAPETLR, from the coding sequence ATGGGCCAAAAAGAGGTGCAGCAGGGGACATTGGCGTTGATGGTGCTGAAGACGCTGGAGAGCATGGGTACATTGCATGGTTACGGCATCGCGCGGCGCATTGAGCAGATCAGCGGCGATCTACTCTCCGTGAACTATGGAACGCTTTACCCTGCGCTCCTTAAGTTGGAGCAAGAAGGCTACATCGCTTCTGAATGGGGAGTATCCGAAAACAACCGTCGCGCTAAGTACTACCGCCTCACGCGTGCGGGCAAGAAGCAGGTCGAGCGTGAGACACGAGAGTGGCAGGAGACTACCGATATCCTTGCACGCTTTCTGGCGCCGGAGACGTTGCGATGA
- a CDS encoding GH92 family glycosyl hydrolase — MMHCNGWLRTLVQVKRFLWVFIVASLNVATAAAQVEFVDPSIGGQGFLLEPTRPTVSLPNSMVRVYPVRKDQLDDQIHSFPLTIISHRMGELFWLMPSDGVPDTWDRPMAYDHETETPYYYSARFRDSLIQSEFTPTAHCGYFRFTFPAGKAVVLLANRQGGELSSGADNSVSGSENIVGQGRMSPGTMHAFVYGEFSAPVKIETRNTKNGKLLVISAPDQKVLEFRYGISFISIEQARKNLQEEIPDWNFESIKHRARDRWNEVLGQIQVEGGTPEQRRVFYTALYRSYERMVIITEDGRYYSAFDHQVHQDSRPFYVDNWLWDTYRALEPLQTLLNPEMEADKIQSFVRMYEQSGWMPTFAELWGNHECMTANPVAPWMADAWMKGITNFDLATAYAGIKKNSVEGTWLPWRRGPKTSLDDFLAAHGYMPALHPGEKETVAEVHPFERRQAISVTEAQSYDDWSTAQLARALGNNTDYQYFLKRAANYKNLFRQEKGHVWPKDEAGNWIEPFDPGWSGGQGGRDYTTENNGYTYDWDVQHDLQGLFELIGGRAKAEAKLDQLFREPLGRSKYEFWAKFPDASGLVGQFSMGNEPSLHIPYIYNYLGAPWKTQERVRMLLDTWFTDTTLGMPGDEDGGGMSSFVVFSMMGFYPVTPGVPIYDLASPVFDRITIRLHNGRSFRIVCLNNSKDNKYIQAIRLNGKAINQVWIRHADIVNGETLELQMGNAPNRTLGTGAADLPPSAMSMNPADFAGTSR; from the coding sequence ATGATGCATTGCAACGGATGGTTGCGGACGTTGGTCCAGGTAAAGCGGTTTTTGTGGGTGTTTATTGTTGCCTCATTAAACGTGGCTACTGCCGCTGCACAGGTCGAGTTTGTGGATCCGAGCATCGGCGGACAGGGTTTCCTGCTCGAACCGACTCGACCCACGGTTTCTCTTCCTAACAGCATGGTGCGTGTGTATCCGGTCAGAAAAGACCAGCTGGATGACCAGATTCATTCTTTCCCGTTGACCATCATTTCTCATCGCATGGGCGAGCTCTTTTGGCTTATGCCGAGCGACGGCGTGCCGGACACATGGGATCGTCCGATGGCGTATGACCATGAAACCGAGACTCCTTATTACTACTCGGCGCGATTTCGTGACTCACTGATCCAGAGCGAATTCACCCCAACCGCGCACTGCGGGTATTTTCGTTTCACTTTTCCCGCGGGTAAGGCGGTCGTACTGCTCGCAAATCGGCAGGGTGGAGAGCTTTCGAGTGGTGCCGATAACAGTGTTTCCGGTAGCGAGAACATCGTCGGTCAAGGCCGAATGTCTCCCGGCACGATGCACGCGTTCGTCTACGGCGAATTTAGTGCGCCGGTGAAGATAGAAACCCGGAACACCAAGAATGGGAAACTCCTGGTCATTTCGGCGCCAGACCAAAAGGTTTTGGAATTCCGCTATGGCATTTCCTTCATCAGCATTGAGCAAGCGAGGAAAAATCTGCAGGAAGAAATTCCAGATTGGAACTTCGAAAGTATCAAACATCGCGCTCGCGATCGCTGGAATGAAGTGCTCGGCCAGATTCAGGTTGAAGGGGGCACACCGGAACAGCGGCGCGTCTTCTACACCGCTCTGTATCGCAGCTATGAGCGGATGGTCATCATCACTGAGGATGGACGCTATTACAGTGCATTCGATCATCAGGTCCACCAGGATTCGCGTCCGTTCTATGTGGACAATTGGTTGTGGGATACCTACCGCGCTCTGGAACCTCTGCAGACTTTGCTCAATCCGGAGATGGAGGCGGACAAGATCCAGTCATTTGTCCGTATGTATGAGCAATCCGGGTGGATGCCCACATTTGCTGAGCTTTGGGGCAATCACGAATGCATGACCGCCAATCCCGTTGCGCCGTGGATGGCAGATGCCTGGATGAAAGGGATCACGAATTTCGATCTCGCAACTGCTTACGCGGGAATAAAGAAAAATTCTGTCGAGGGCACGTGGCTGCCTTGGCGTCGTGGGCCGAAGACTTCGCTGGATGATTTCCTGGCCGCACACGGCTATATGCCTGCGCTTCATCCGGGAGAAAAGGAGACCGTCGCAGAAGTTCATCCCTTCGAGCGACGGCAGGCGATTTCAGTTACGGAAGCGCAAAGCTACGACGACTGGTCCACGGCGCAACTCGCGCGTGCGCTCGGCAACAACACCGATTATCAGTATTTCCTGAAGCGGGCCGCTAACTACAAAAACCTGTTTCGTCAGGAGAAAGGTCATGTCTGGCCTAAGGACGAAGCCGGCAATTGGATCGAGCCCTTCGACCCCGGCTGGTCGGGCGGCCAGGGTGGACGCGACTACACCACCGAGAATAACGGCTATACCTACGATTGGGACGTTCAGCACGACCTCCAGGGATTGTTTGAGTTAATAGGCGGTCGTGCGAAAGCGGAAGCAAAACTGGACCAGCTATTCCGTGAGCCCCTGGGCAGAAGCAAGTACGAATTCTGGGCGAAGTTTCCCGACGCCAGCGGACTTGTCGGCCAGTTCTCGATGGGCAACGAGCCCAGCCTTCACATTCCTTACATTTACAACTATCTCGGCGCGCCGTGGAAGACGCAGGAGCGCGTCCGCATGCTGCTGGATACATGGTTCACCGATACCACTTTGGGAATGCCGGGCGACGAGGATGGCGGTGGGATGTCGTCGTTTGTCGTCTTCTCAATGATGGGCTTTTATCCGGTCACGCCGGGCGTGCCGATCTACGATCTCGCCAGCCCGGTTTTTGATCGCATCACCATTCGACTGCACAACGGAAGAAGCTTCCGCATCGTTTGCCTCAATAATTCAAAGGACAACAAATACATTCAAGCGATTCGGCTCAACGGAAAAGCTATCAATCAAGTTTGGATTCGCCATGCTGACATCGTTAACGGCGAAACACTAGAGCTGCAGATGGGCAATGCGCCTAACAGGACGTTAGGTACTGGCGCCGCGGACTTGCCACCATCAGCCATGTCGATGAATCCAGCTGATTTTGCCGGAACCTCTCGTTGA